CCCTGCATTTGTCACATTTACTTTTAAAGATAATTGTGACAATATGATGTTCAAAAGGTCTCATGCAACTTGTTCAGTGGCCTTGTTAGGCCTACATAAAAGAGGGCAgggaagacaaacaaacactataaaaatcattaaatttagCTATTTCGACTTTAGCTAATCATCCTGCATGTGTATCCATTTCACACTGTTAATGTGATTTTTGACATAAAAGACCAATCTCTGTCTTCAAGGAATAGCAGAGCATTCGATAagaagattaataccactcATATCTGTGTGCTATATatgaagctaatgttagcagccagttagcttagtttgGCATAAACCTGGAAACATCTTGGGAAAAATCTTACCTCTGGCTAAATTTCACAAAATCTGCCTGTCAGCACCAGCAAAACGGTCAACTAGTTGACATCATAAATCACATTTGTTTAATTActacaaaaactgaaatgtaaaaattaaatgttagcttagcattcaTGCTACACTTAGCTAACCATCTACTGCATTAGCCTCATTTAACTTATTTAGTACAAAGACTTGAGAGCGGTCAatgttctcatctaactccTCAAGAACGTgaataaaatgtggaaatgttgcTTTAAGATCATTCTGTATCATCAGTGGTGACTTTGTCTTGCACTCTATATGTAATCCTTGAGGTTTTGTGAAGCTCTCAAAAGGACTGTTCAGATGCTTTGGGGATTTGTTTCCTTTCAGCCCGTGGAGTTGCCAGTTAATGTAATGCTTGAGTCATACTAAAATCTTTATTTActgagtattttttttcctatgTAATTGCTCTCTATTGGCATACGCAAATGCAGCATCCATTTATTCCAAATCAATCAACCTCCCTGAAAGTTTTCTGTCCAACTATGACATATTCAGTGTAGGAGGATGCCCTCTTTATCAAATGCACCAAAAACTTTCTCAAACTGATGCTGAGGAGAAGGTGTGTGTCCTCACACCGAGACCTGCCTAAGCCAGAGCTGTTCATAACAACAAACTCTTTCTTGCCGTCTTTTCCCTGTCAGACTCACTCGAGAAGTACACTGGACTGCTTCCAATAACGCTGTACCACATTTTCACACCTAGATGCAGAATATTTGcttgttaaaaacatttttaaaaacacaccagaTGCTCGCTTTCTAACCACAGGCATTAACCCTTTCTTGGGTGTGGTCCAGATTCAGTATCTTCCTCACACACAACCTTTTCCTGCAGTCAGTTAAACACACTGTAAAGTTTGGTAGATTTTGGCATGTTGAATATTGCTGCTGCCACTAGTTTCAGCACAtaaactgctaaaaaaaaaaacttttttgcAAAGAGAGCACAAGAAAAAGTTAGTTAGAAGGTTGTAAAACAGGATTTTTTAGATATGACTTAACTATCCAATACCAGAGTCCTGTGATGTCTGATCACTCAGTAAAAGACCTATGTTACAGCCTGGAGACAACACGGCTGTGTCTTAAAATTGGCCAGTAACACTGTAAAATCAATCTTTAAAATAAAGGGCAGCCTATGGAAGATGCTGAAACCTGGAATGAAACCAACATCCTGAGCACAATTTTAAGCTTTGCCAATCTATTTTGTGCCCCATAAACTGATTAAACAAATTTTTACTCTCGTCACATTTGTTCTGAACGATAGCATCAGAGCAGATTGTGTCTGGCTTTAATCTCAGGAGAAACATGTCCGGTGAATCTTGATGAAGCTACGTCTTTGCAACATGCTCTTTAGATGCTAGTCTAATAAAAGCCGCACCATGCTGCTAGCCTGCGGCTCCACTGTCGACAGCCCTTGGCGGATTAAAGCTGATTTCCCCTTTGGTCAGAGTCACTCTTGTGAGGGTCCAACTCGCTTCAGCGCTGGACGAGAGTGCTATCCTTGTCACTGATACCTAGCTTACTGTTGTTTGATGCTGGGCATGTCTCCGCGGCGCCCAAGCTCATCtatcacagtaactgtgaatgGCGGACGGGGACAGTGGGGGAACAGAGAAAGGCTGATCTGACCCTCCCTTCTCTCACTATGTACTTAGTAATCTGTGCCAAGGCTGTTCCCTCAGTGGAGAATGGAGACCTTGTGTTCTGGGGCTCCAGATgggcaaaaacaacacagcacacactaCTACGACTCTGCAGTGAGATAACTAGGAAGGCTATGAGGCTATTTTGATGCCTGCTAACattttatgtaaaaatgtttaaaatctaacatgaataaaatattaCAGACCCTGACCCGTCATATtgttttctcaatcagcttcttatGAGTGAGGGGCTCGTGCATGAACACGGTATTTTCTGCCGAGGTTGGAACAGTTTTGgaggtttctgtgtttgttttcatcatttcatttctggCCGGTTTAACGTTGGCGAAGTTAAGTGTGTCATGTATTTCCATGCACCAATCAGTTTAGCagcatttgaatgaaaacacGATGACAGCTTGTTTGCTGATGTTGCCTGACCACTGATAAACACACCCGCACAGTACGGATGAAGCCAATTATCGAATGTTGAACTATTAATAAATGATACCTATGGGTGTTTTGTTCCCCAACCTTCAATGCTTTGATTATTGCTCATTCATATCATATTAAAGTGAAATACTTTGATTTGAAAACaagttttcaggggctttaatCCATAAAACTTCACTGGAAtgctaaaaacatcaaatttaaTTGCACatagtgtactgtatgtacatcaAAGCCTTGAACAACAAACCACACACTTGACACAAATGGATCCAGCTGACAAAGGATACAGGCCTGTCTGTGGCAAGGACATAGTACAAAACATCAAATAGTGGCCATTAactgcacagtttgtttgcCTCGTACTCCACGTAGTTTGGTTGTCTGGCACTGAAAGCTTGCAGGGCAGTGAGTATCCTGGTCACGTCTGCACTGGACAGTTTGAGCCTGTGACGGAGTAGACAGGCGAACAGATCCACGTGTGGGGCCCCTGGAGGCGAGAGACGGTTAACCCTGTAGCgcagctccaccagctgcagcagggcaGAGTCCTGCGATCCCTGAGTGTACGGGTAGTCTATCTGCAGAATCAGGTCCTGGATCGCCTCTGGGTCAAAGTGCACGCTGTAGCCGAACAGCTGCATGCTGTTCACTTTCATGTAGCCGATGTTGTTAGACGGCTCCGTTGCCTCCAGTGGCTCATAGTACATTGTCATGTTCTTGTTTGTTCCTGTCACTCCAGAGTCCCTGATACGACTCCTCAGGTAGAAATGAACAGTCTCAAAAAAACTCTTCCATCTGTTTCCAAGAGTCAGTGTCCAATTATAGCAGTCCAAGGGGATATCCAGCTTGGTCCGCTCCCAGTCAGGGTATCCGTGCTGACCTATAGGCATGGTCCAGCTCTCTGAGTGGCTGCCCCCGAATGGATTCACAAACAGTGACAACGCTGGCTCcaaagtgctgtttctggtcAGGCAAAACTGGAGGGCGAGTCCGAGGAGCATATGAACACGGTTGGACTTCACCCTGTTGCTCTTGAGGGTCAGCAGCATTCTTTTCCTCCAGGACGGATCAAACCAAGTGTTAATGCGCAGGTCATtgctcacaaacacagcatgcagAGCGATGCGTGGGTCGCGCCGCTGGAGCAGGTAGCGCATTTCCAGATCCTGCAGGTCTCGATCACTCTCCAAGCCCAGGTAGGGGTCTGTAGGGTCAGGCACGGCGGGCCGGCAGGCTCCCTGGGTCAGAGTGAAACCGGGGTTGCAGCTGGAGCATCGTGTGCGGTTCTCCATGGAACAGGATGCACAGCGTGAACCGTCGCCCACAGAGCAGGGAATGAGGCCCTGACAAGGCGGATGGTTGAAGGGGCAGGAGCAGCTGCGGCTCTCATCGCTGTAAACACCAACCTGGTTGTTCTCACTGCAGTACAAAATGGAGAGGGCGTAGCTCAACCAGAAGTTCAGAGGCCTGGGGAAGAGGTGACAGCTGTGTTAAACACTTCGGGTTTAGAGATATTACACTGCTGTATTGGCTTTTATAGGATATCTAATTCATATTTGCCGAGTTGagtctttttcatgtttttttgtgattCATGCAATGAAGGAAATGTTTTGCCCAAGAAGATTAATCCCGCCTTTCACAAAAAAGTGTTGTTTTGATGTGAAACGAAAACAATTTTAGCCAAGCTCTGACTCAGATGGAGTTTCAGAAGCAAAATCAGAtcaaaatgaatatattaatCTCTTGAATTCCCCTTCCGTGGTGCAGATGGGTGGcgatgacacacacagaatcacacaggcacacatacaaacagacgCACATACCAATGCATCTGTACATCTAAGTGTCTCATAACTCCATAAAGTTTACACAACTATTTATGGTGGACACAGCACAATAAAAATGCTAATACAATTTCAATgtgaaaagcaaataaatacattcacaAATATTCTGTTTCACAGGGACAGAAAAACCCTGACTTTCCCAGTGACCCTAAACCACCATTGAATTCTTTTCTGTACGAGCAGAAGGGGTGTGATAAAGAAGTGTAATTGGATTGTGGACTGAGGAGGCAGTGCCTGCATTTGACTAGTGAGCTGATGGATTGTGTCATTTAGTTAATTTCCCTGCCAGAAATAGCTATCAACATGGAGTGTTCATGAGAGAGGCATAAATCTGAGTGAAATTACGGCCGTTCCTCTGATAGGCTGCAGAAATCGAGTATCCAGGTGGGAGTGCtgctgaaacagcagctgtaacagtaaaaaaaaatacaggaaaagacagaagcaAAGTCGTCATGTGTTACAGGTCACAGCTTCCCTTCCTGGCAGTGATTCTCTTCAAATAAACAGATTATTATATGAGGAATTTTAAGATATAGTGCAGTTTAAATCTGCAGACAGTGAAACGTGTCTGTTTAACCAACAATGATCGAGTTTGTCTTTCCCCCGCTTTAACAGAGCTTTGCTTCTGTCAGCACTTTTCACCTCACTCCACCACCACTTTTCCTCAAGTGCCTTCTAATAAGTACCGTCTCGCTCTGCTGCTCAGTCCCAACGCCTGGCGCATAAATCATTTTCATAATTATAAGTTTTGGGGAGCACCTTGGGTTAACTGGCTGCAGTATAAATATTCCCCCCTCTTGTTCCCATCTTGCCTCTTACCTCGGCCTCTGCAGGACTATTTTGGGCTGTTTCCGGCACCTCTTGCTGAGGCTGAAGAGCTTGTTAGCGGTGCGGCGAGCTTTGGTGAAAAGCTGGTCGCTACTGGTCTCCAGCTGCCTGTAGCGCTGGGGCAAGCTGGCATCGGTCCTCCACAAGTGTTCCACGACAGATGTGTTTACAGCGTAATGGGTTGGCAGTTTCCCAACAAAGCTTTGGAACTCCTCTGGTAGGAAAGAGAACATGAATAAGTAAACTCTGCTTGCGGCTATCAGCTGTGGGGTAACAATATACAAAACAACTGTCTTCTCCCCATTGTTTGTCCcagaaaagcaaacagctcAAGAGGAGAAATAACAGCTGAAACATGCCAAGAAAGCATGTTTTGCTATTTTGATGTTCTTCGGAGGGAAGATTCCTGATCTCATCAACATGTCAGAGAAGAAATTCctttcatattttgtttctgtgaaaagagACTATATTAATCAAGTGTTGCCAACAAACAGGACTGTGTACCTTCAAAGCAGCTAGTCCCTAATTAGACATGAGTGACACTGAAAGCAAAATTGCTGTTCCTGCCTCAAGCAATGTGAAAGTTACCCCGGTAACTGTAATCGCTCGTGTCAAGCATTATAAAACAGTGACGTGTTTCTGAAAGGTCACTTGAAATGCAGGACGAAACTTTTTCAGCTGTGACACATCTGCAGTTGACATCTCAGTACAAGCATATTCGCACATAGGTGCAAGCATGACAGCAGTacactctgtcactctgtcaaaTATTCTTTTAACTATAGAAACAGGCTTAATTTAAAATACGAAAATAGACACAAACCTGAACCCCCCCACCACTGGTTATTAACACTACAGGAGCCCGTGTCAAAGGTGCCCCACCGTGTGTCGGTACATCCCACCGTGGTGCTAACAGCAAGCTCTTCCCGTGCCACAAAATGATCAGATTTTCTGCAAATATCTGCGTAAATTGCTGTGTAAATGCCAGCCGAGGCTACTAATCTTCTTCACAATGGGATGGTGTTTTTATGGTAATTATAGCACTGTCTTAAAATTAATGCAATAATACATTATTCGGTACTTGGACACGGGCCATGCTTTGTGTGATTGCTGGTTCAGTTATTTTCACAGATGCCTTTTTTAAGTGCAAAGAGCCGAGGAAAACTGTAGTATGAGCCACGAATGAGGAAGTGTGCCTTTATATGCCAATCACCAGTCAATGTCAATCACTGAAAGAGCTCCACAGTTACAGTGCGTTTTCATTATTAcaacttagcttagcttagcataaagactggaaatggggggaaacaggtagcctggctctgtccacaggGAAAAAAACCCACCTCTAAATCTCACCaattaacacgttatatctcagtctgtgtttgaacaaacaagatatcacatgtttgatatttacaGTAGAGATTTATGAGTTCTATCGAgttctcatttaactcttggTAAGAAGTAAGTGTGTTTCCTAAAATGCTAAACTATGCCTTTAATTACACATTTTTTATGTGACTCGTCAAATCGCCTTGGTGCTAACAGATGGACCTTTTAAAAGGTGTATGTACGTTCATACAGTGCAGCCCTGAGCACCTAGTGAGCATCAGAACGATCGTTTGATTTGACACAATGACTGACAGCTCTCTTGATTCAGTGTCTGGCAGCTGGCGGCAGCTGGTTTGACAGCCAAGAacttactgtactgtacttaGAACAAAACCTTTTTTCGTGTTCGTTCTTGAATCCAAACTTATTATCtttcactgtaaaaataatCTGTCCCCTGAAGTCCTGAATTctgagaaacatttttaaaagccaATGTTTCACCTGCAGATTTTTGAAAGCACCATtcatgctgacattttcaaatccCATTCTGGAGGTCACAGTGAATTAAAATCCTTGACTCACCGGATTCCTCAAACTCCTGGTTGGTCAGCCTCAAGGCGTCTCTGATGCGCAGCAGGTTGTTTTCCAGAGTGTCCAGGTCAGAGTGAGGGCAGTTACACTGGGGGAAGTTCACGCTGCACTCACACCAGCAGTCGCTGTTCTGGCACACAAACTGACCTTCAGATTTACAGCCGATGTAGTTCAGAGCCGCCTGGATGAAGTGGCTCTGCAAGTAGCCTGGCAGGATGACCTGCAGCCCTGTGGAAGGTGAAAGACTGCGTGAAGATGGGCTGAGGTCACGTAAAAAATCAGTTATGCAAAGTATGAATTATATTTTCAAGGATGAGGTTGGTGATATTTAATATCGCTCTTATTATCAGCAAAGCCCTCGAAAAGACCAAAGCCAACAATTAATTGATCTTACAAACTAACTTACTATTGTCAGTGCAGTCAAAGCATGATATACCTCTTCCCTCTGCCACAGACCTCCACTGACGTCTGAATAAATGAGCCACACCgctgcactgggtgacatgttctggcagcaccatgaacacacacagactgttgtttattttgacccagtccctcacacacagccctgctgctgtaaatactcacaaatgcaccaaatgtgtattaatccacgGTTGAAAATAGTCCCCTGCAAATGTACTATTTGCTCCTGTTTGATTAATGTTGGCTGCAAAgcacagtgcccagctgttcTACACATTTCTTagctttctgtaaaaaaaaaaaaaaagattttaaagacTTATGTCTTCAGCTGTAAATGCTGGGCTTGGGGCTGAGTGCCTCAGGTTAGGGGAGTCAGAGAGAATTGAGAAAAGGCCTCATAcaattttggttttgtttgttttatgggATTTGTGAGAACAATCCTTTAAACctatagtttgacattttgtgaagtATGCTTGTTCACTTTCTctccaagagttagatgagaagattgacaccactttTCTATCTTAGTTTAGCTCATCAAAAAAGTCCAGAGACACTGTTCCcccagctagcctggctctgtccaaaggtaacacaGTGTGCCAACCCCCAACTCCAATCCTCACTAATAAACAAGTTATATCTCAGGTAAGCAGCTGCAGCTACAGAGATGAGGTTGACGCGAGGACGAAGGCCCAATACGACGAAGGTCCTAGCCTGTCGCTGGTACTCTCCGATGTCATATATGTTGCTTTGGGAATGACTGGAAATCAAGCTGTTCAGTCATTAAGGTATGTGTTGTAGTACAGACAccagagtggtatcaatcttctcatctgactctctgAATAAGCCTGTTTTCCAAAATCTCAAATTATTCCTCTACATACCAACCAAAAAGTCTTTGTCAGCCTATTCACAAGCATTCAGTGTTTATTAAGAAAGAACTTGTCGTGATAAATGCTGCAATGAACACCAACGTCACCACTGGGATTTAGGGAGCAGATGTTACCTTGGAGTTGGACTTTGTTTTCTGGACTGTGAACCAGTACGGAGCTGACTGTGTCCAGATTGTCATAGTTGCTGCATCCGAGGGGCCCAGTTCTGGTTTCCGTCACCTGCGAGGACATCAAAAGACTGTTTCATACTGtgattgtgttatttttgtcctttcatTATTTATGTCTGATGGAGAGACAGCTCGCTGTGACACAGTTATGCTGGTTTCTCAGTCTCTTGACTTTTGATTCCCCCCTTTAAAATACAGAGAACATGATGGGATTATCTTAGTTTAGTAAGACAGTCAGCaatcatgtcatttttattgttgctgttgttgtgtattttcaaaaaaagaaggtcaaaagaacagaaaaacctcatcaaaaacattttttgccTCGGATGAATCCTGAATGCAATGAGTCACTGCGAAGTAATATTGAAAAGGTCTTCAATAAGAAAGCTTTCTCTCCTCAGACAGAATAATTTGTCCTGATCTGAGAGAAGAAATCAACTTCCCTCAGACTGAAAAACTTAAAGCCgatctgcttctctgtttaAATGATTTCTAACAGTAATTAATCTTGACATTTAAATGAGAAATTCTGACATACTGAGATGGGAAAAACACATAACTTACTGCGTATTAGCATATGTTTATGCTCAGAATCCTTCCTATTTCTCACTGAGTCCTCACTACCATATGCGATTTTAATGAATGGCCATGTTATCACAGGTGCTGCTTTACATAACTCATAAAACGCAGtattcatctccctctctcattctctttctctcgctctgaTCTTCAGTCCGCCTGAACTCCACACACACTACAAAGTGgcaaatgaatggaagtcagCCTGGCTGGAAATTAATGGAAAGATATATCTAATCCATCAAGCTGATGCATAACCATAGGAACACGTTCTCAGTTTGGGGGGGCACTTGTCTTCATCAGTGGCTACTCACTTTAGCATCTACGTTTGCCCCTCGGGCTGATTAATGCACACACTCTAATAGCCACTTCAGATGATAAAATGGATGATTGGTGTTTTATAGCACAGGACGCAtgactgctgctctgttctgcttcctcactctcctctttaAAGCTCGCTAGCTGGGAGGCGGTATCTTAGAAACCTTGTATCTTGTAGCATTGTCTTCAGTCAGTCAATTAGTGTATAATGAGTGGTTAGCAAAGACGCGTTTGACCTCCTCATTAT
The Chaetodon auriga isolate fChaAug3 chromosome 12, fChaAug3.hap1, whole genome shotgun sequence genome window above contains:
- the LOC143328775 gene encoding BMP/retinoic acid-inducible neural-specific protein 3-like, giving the protein MSYQRISHKRLFLLWEGAALSLWLCCCCCWTSRAAAAGAAAGQGDGAPVSLGWLLSDKGPFHQSLEFTEAAERYQQGFSTRYKIYREFGRWKVTSLAVEKRDGLGGSGGLALPLDPDFMHTIRQLGRRPTLQTITESLIKKYGTHLLLSATLGGEESLTIFVDKRKLSQESSPAGGEGSRSSSSSRSSNATGTVTLEALHQLAASYFTDRESTLRRLHHLQIASTAIRVTETRTGPLGCSNYDNLDTVSSVLVHSPENKVQLQGLQVILPGYLQSHFIQAALNYIGCKSEGQFVCQNSDCWCECSVNFPQCNCPHSDLDTLENNLLRIRDALRLTNQEFEESEEFQSFVGKLPTHYAVNTSVVEHLWRTDASLPQRYRQLETSSDQLFTKARRTANKLFSLSKRCRKQPKIVLQRPRPLNFWLSYALSILYCSENNQVGVYSDESRSCSCPFNHPPCQGLIPCSVGDGSRCASCSMENRTRCSSCNPGFTLTQGACRPAVPDPTDPYLGLESDRDLQDLEMRYLLQRRDPRIALHAVFVSNDLRINTWFDPSWRKRMLLTLKSNRVKSNRVHMLLGLALQFCLTRNSTLEPALSLFVNPFGGSHSESWTMPIGQHGYPDWERTKLDIPLDCYNWTLTLGNRWKSFFETVHFYLRSRIRDSGVTGTNKNMTMYYEPLEATEPSNNIGYMKVNSMQLFGYSVHFDPEAIQDLILQIDYPYTQGSQDSALLQLVELRYRVNRLSPPGAPHVDLFACLLRHRLKLSSADVTRILTALQAFSARQPNYVEYEANKLCS